The following proteins are encoded in a genomic region of Oncorhynchus kisutch isolate 150728-3 linkage group LG6, Okis_V2, whole genome shotgun sequence:
- the LOC109893387 gene encoding BTB/POZ domain-containing protein KCTD5-like: MAEKSPDSSGSVDQCPALSPEQRMQSPGIGASKWVRLNVGGTYFLTTRQTLCRDSKSFLYRLCQADPDLDSDKDETGAYLIDRDPTYFGPVLNYLRHGKLVLNRGLAEEGVLEEAEFYNIPSLIKLIKDKIRERACKTFQLPIKHVYRVLQCQEEELTQMVSTMSDGWKFEQLVSIGSSYNYGNEDQAEFLCVVSKELHNQSYGTSSEPSEKAKILQEQGSRM; encoded by the exons ATGGCGGAGAAGAGCCCTGACTCCAGCGGCTCAGTTGACCAGTGTCCCGCCCTGTCTCCGGAACAGAGAATGCAGTCACCTGGGATCGGGGCATCCAAATGGGTCCGTCTGAATGTCGGTGGGACATACTTTCTCACAACGAGGCAAACGTTGTGCCGAGACTCAAAATCGTTCCTGTACCGTCTTTGCCAGGCCGACCCCGACCTCGACTCTGACAAG GATGAAACGGGTGCCTATTTGATAGACCGGGACCCAACATACTTTGGTCCAGTGCTCAACTACCTGAGGCATGGGAAACTGGTGCTCAATAGAGGTCTTGCAGAGGAAG GTGTACTGGAAGAGGCTGAATTCTACAATATCCCTTCTTTGATCAAGCTAATTAAAGACAAAATCAGGGAGAGGGCCTGCAAAACATTTCAG CTCCCTATAAAACATGTCTACAGAGTCTTGCAGTGCCAAGAAGAGGAGCTAACACAAATGGTTTCCACCATGTCAGATGGTTGGAAGTTTGAGCAG TTGGTCAGTATTGGCTCCTCATATAACTATGGAAATGAAGaccaggcagagttcctgtgtgttGTCTCTAAGGAGCTACATAACCAATCATACGGCACAAGCAGTGAACCAAGTGAAAAGGCCAAG ATTCTTCAAGAACAAGGCTCTCGAATGTGA